In Podospora pseudopauciseta strain CBS 411.78 chromosome 3, whole genome shotgun sequence, one genomic interval encodes:
- the LAP2_2 gene encoding Leucyl aminopeptidase yscIV (COG:O; EggNog:ENOG503NV3A; MEROPS:MER0001288) translates to MKTATVSLFALALSATVSAGDGKGKGKDKTPKKPLVSSAKLQSYVNKRDLLNDANKLQSFAKAHGGNRAFGSGGHNATVDYIYNTLKRLNYYDVVKQPFTEIFSEGTATLTVGGADIPAAIMTYTPGGEVTANLVAVPNLGCTPTDYPAEVAGKIAFVSRGTCSFAEKSLSAKAAGAAGIVIYNNVAGSLAGTLGSPFQDYAPVVGISQEDAAPILEALSAGPVEASLDVDATVEQRVNYNVIAETKGGDHDNVLVVGGHSDSVSAGPGINDDGSGTIGILNVAKYLSNFSVKNAVRFAFFGAEEFGLLGSYFYVKSINSSETELAKIRAYLNFDMIASPNYILGIYDGDGSAYNLTGPPGSDVIEKDFEDFYKSKRSPSVPTEFSGRSDYAGFIQNGIPSGGLFTGAEVPKTEAEQKLFGGEAGVAYDINYHKVGDTVDNLNWKAFLINTQAIAHSVAKYATSWKGFPAVNLNERRWAGDRAKAMKRSLGVHGHGVHTHSGPCGGGDEI, encoded by the coding sequence ATGAAGACTGCCACCGTCTCCCTTTTCGCGCTCGCCCTCTCCGCCACCGTCAGCGCTGGCGacggcaagggcaagggcaaggacaaGACCCCCAAGAAGCCTCTGGTCAGCTCGGCCAAGCTCCAGTCCTACGTCAACAAGCGTGACCTTCTCAACGACGCCAACAAGCTCCAGTCGTTTGCCAAGGCTCACGGTGGTAACCGCGCTTTCGGTAGCGGCGGTCACAACGCCACTGTTGACTACATCTACAACACCCTCAAGCGCCTCAACTACTACGATGTCGTGAAGCAGCCCTTCACCGAGATCTTCTCCGAGGGTACCGCCACCCTCACTGTTGGCGGTGCCGATAtccccgccgccatcatgACCTACACCCCCGGCGGTGAGGTTACCGCCAACCTCGTTGCCGTTCCCAACCTTGGCTGCACTCCCACCGACTACCCCGCCGAGGTTGCCGGCAAGATCGCCTTTGTGTCCCGTGGCACTTGCTCCTTCGCTGAGAAGTCGCTGAGCGCCAAGGCTGCCGGTGCCGCCGGCATCGTCATCTACAACAACGTTGCTGGCTCTCTTGCTGGCACCCTCGGCTCCCCCTTCCAGGACTACGCCCCTGTTGTGGGTATCAGCCAGGAGGACGCCGCCCCCATCCTCGAGGCTCTCTCTGCTGGCCCCGTCGAGGCTTCCCTCGACGTCGATGCCACCGTTGAGCAGCGTGTCAACTACAACGTCATCGCCGAGACCAAGGGCGGTGATCACGACAACGTCCTCGTCGTTGGTGGCCACTCCGATTCCGTCTCTGCCGGCCCCGGCATCAACGACGATGGTTCCGGTACCATTGGTATCCTGAACGTTGCCAAGTACCTCAGCAACTTCAGCGTCAAGAACGCCGTCCGcttcgccttcttcggcGCTGAGGAGTTCGGTCTCCTCGGCTCCTACTTCTACGTCAAGTCGATCAACAGCTCCGAGACCGAGTTGGCCAAGATCCGTGCCTACCTCAACTTCGACATGATCGCCTCCCCCAACTACATCCTCGGCATCTacgatggtgatggatcCGCCTACAACCTCACCGGTCCCCCCGGATCCGACGTCATCGAGAAGGACTTTGAGGACTTCTACAAGTCCAAGCGCTCCCCCTCGGTCCCCACCGAGTTCTCGGGCCGCTCCGACTACGCCGGCTTCATCCAGAACGGCATCCCCTCCGGCGGTCTCTTCACCGGTGCTGAGGTCCCCAAGaccgaggccgagcagaAGCTCTTCGGCGGTGAGGCTGGTGTCGCGTACGACATCAACTACCACAAGGTCGGCGACACTGTTGACAACCTCAACTGGAAGgccttcctcatcaacacccagGCCATTGCCCATTCGGTCGCCAAGTATGCCACCAGCTGGAAGGGCTTCCCTGCCGTCAACCTGAACGAGAGACGGTGGGCTGGCGACCGCGCCAAGGCCATGAAGCGCTCCCTCGGCGTCCACGGCCACGGTGTGCACACCCACTCCGGGCCttgcggcggtggtgatgagatctAA
- a CDS encoding hypothetical protein (COG:S; EggNog:ENOG503PFDA) — translation MSSPFHLALPPMAPAVPLAGVPGPKLQPFTPTGQANIEFIEFVSIDGHSPYALKMFLFRTWETLSETSGKYAASLAKPEFYVDYLTPFSCECQAYGRSKQEGREDLVVKSHGYLLLTREQEIEVTEAMGVDGEQLDEPDSYLERQKKFGSEQHRSHPIYAIVKDFVPPGVKHFTQSQVSHLWSDVEALHRIGILVRDLYVRNYMDGKLVDFSRAWTMYHPCLDINPGTLNLEDARELLEVISSWLENTPLDSPVEIPPVLKRCAGWYGGDGEIVADPSKYD, via the exons ATGTCGTCTCCATTTCACTTGGCGCTGCCTCCAATGGCACCCGCAGTGCCTCTTGCCGGTGTGCCGGGTCCAAAGCTGCAACCTTTCACACCTACGGGCCAAGCCAACATAGAGTTCATCGAGTTC GTCAGCATCGACGGTCATAGCCCATATGCCCTCAAGATG TTCCTGTTCCGTACGTGGGAGACACTGTCCGAAACCAGTGGCAAATATGCTGCTAGCCTTGCAAAGCCCGAGTTTTATGTGGATTACTTAACACCCTTCAGCTGCGAATGCCAGGCGTACGGCAGGTCGAAGCAAGAAGGCCGGGAGGATCTTGTAGTGAAGAGCCACGGATATCTTCTACTGACACGCGAACAGGAAATTGAGGTCACGGAGGCCATGGGAGTGGATGGCGAACAGCTGGATGAGCCTGACAGTTACTTGGAACGGCAAAAAAAATTTGGT TCTGAGCAACACAGGAGTCATCCGATCTACGCCATCGTCAAAGATTTTGTTCCCCCAGGGGTCAAGCACTTCACCCAGTCGCAAGTATCACACTTGTGGAGCGACGTGGAAGCGCTTCACAGAATTGGAATTCTCGTCAGGGACCTGTACGTTCGCAACTACATGGATGGGAAGCTGGTGGACTTCAGCCGAGCATGGACGATGTACCATCCCTGCCTCGACATAAACCCCGGCACACTTAACT TGGAGGATGCTCGAGAGCTATTAGAAGTCATCTCCTCTTGGCTGGAAAACACACCTCTCGACTCGCCGGTCGAGATTCCACCGGTTTTGAAGCGCTGTGCGGGATGGTACGGCGGTGACGGCGAAATTGTGGCCGATCCCAGCAAATACGACTGA